A genome region from Streptomyces sp. S4.7 includes the following:
- a CDS encoding type I polyketide synthase: protein MPVAVVGVGALVPGATDAAGYWRILTGGRDLITEVPASRWLVTDHYDPDPAAPDKTYARRGAFLPEVDFDPLAYGVPPANLPATDTSQLLALMVADQVLTDAGGLPGMDRDRIGVVLGAASLELLPHMYGRAHRPVWLKALRESGLAEAEAQAVCDRISAHFSPWQESTFPGLLGNVVAGRIANRFDLHGANHTTDAACASSLAALSTAVGELTLGRADLVISGGVDTGNDIGMFLCFSKTPALSRTGDCRPFSDAADGTMLGEAVVMYALKRLSDAERDGDRIHAVIRGIGSSSDGRSTAIYAPLPDGQARALRRAYEEAGYGPRTVELVEAHGTGTKAGDTAELTALREVFQASGHDGQWCAIGSVKSQIGHTKCAAGAAGLLKAVMALHHKVLPPTIKVDRPTPAAGAPDGPFYVNTEARPWVRPAGHPRRASVSSFGFGGSNFHVTLEEYVPSGTPARVPPRHRSAPSELVLFSGASPSGLVAPETFGDRPLAALARESHSAFSPTDPVRLAVVATDTEDLREKYARALTLIRQRPGTAFSAPNGVRYASGEPVPGRLAFLFPGQGSQYVGMGAGLAMLSPAAQAVWDRLGGAGSGGWPLHRLVFPPPAFTDEERAARAARLAATEWAQPALAVHALASLAVLRGLGLRPDCVAGHSFGELVALHCAGALDADALVALARRRGELMRDAAAVPGAMLAVAADREHVLAVLARDGFGDIWPANLNSPLQVVLSGTTEAVARAEKAFEAEGVGTHRLTTSTAFHSPLVAPAVDPLAAFLRTVPVAGPRIEVYANADAEPYPSSPDEVRRRIAGHLASPVLFQDQIEAMYAAGVRTFVEVGAGAALTGLVGQVLGDREHAAVPVDRADRCGVGALHTALGELAVRGVPLDLEPLWAPYAAPETSVKERKPRMTVQISGANYGQLYPPRAEGAAPQLPPVPAPERQPLPAHTPEPPSHGTAPAGEPEPAYGAGPSHDHVSAYGTGTACHPETEAYGTEAGTALGTQWYAAVESVQRQTAEAHAACQRMLTECHMAFLRMTETTLAAMLGAQGVGPLPDAPAPAAQLPLPRPSAPRRAPAPTTPSPAATVAVPAAVPAVVTAGPPEAPSPAPVAAGERAPAAGPVAPSPAAGAAPLSAPELEELLLSVVARLTGYPAEMLNVDMELEADLGVDSIKRVEILSAVRRTVGDVATGDIGQLGKLRTLREIVEALTAAGGPQGPPAADSPAVTRPAAVPEIPAVPEIPAMRTGSGRTTALTRLVPRAVESPASGLATAGLLDGPLLVAGGDADGDAITALVVRKLAEHGVDATAVAEVPGDARSVVHLGGLTGDGTPDHAREVHRSVFRAARAVAAQAPEHGGLFVTVQDTGGDFGLGGRAPDRAWLGGVAALTRTAAKEWPGVPVKAVDCERGGRSDEDVAEAIVRELLEGGPDPQTGLRADGTRTTPRTVPAPVVPGSSRRITSESVIVATGGARGVTAAALLDLARTHGPRIALLGRTAPAPEPAGLASATDEPALTRLLAERSAGGAEDSSPTRIAARAREILAAREVRATLAALEAAGSPVRYVQVDVRDGDAVAAALREVRDAWGPVTGIVHGAGVLADRRIADKTEEQVEHVMSTKVDGLRALLAATADDPLDVICLFSSVAAVFGNAGQSDYAMANEVLAQVASAEQARRPGCLVRCVAWGPWRGGMVTPALEGHFGRSGVPLIPLEQGAAAFTAELEGAPGEARVVLVAGDDPAAMSPVGDPLPAELLVRADSLPQLADHALAGVPVLPVAMVLNWFAGAATAWLPDAGSLVLRDLRVYQKCTLPELAGAGHRLTVHGSRGAAGSSAGLEAELRGESGPAHFRAVLDTGAEVPDPAAWACPDGLKPLDRTELYDGESLFHGPRFHSVRSLHGVSEHGAEAVVAGVRVLEWPGGNWPLDPAAVDGALQLALVWAREAFGAATLPMAVAECVVYRRGPVDGTVRCVLRGRKVHSTGARCDVALIDADGAVRLELLGVELVRRPS, encoded by the coding sequence GTGCCCGTCGCCGTGGTCGGGGTCGGCGCCCTGGTGCCCGGCGCGACGGACGCGGCGGGCTACTGGCGAATCCTGACCGGCGGCAGGGATCTGATCACCGAAGTACCCGCCTCCCGGTGGCTGGTGACGGACCATTACGATCCCGACCCGGCCGCCCCCGACAAGACGTACGCCCGTCGCGGCGCCTTCCTGCCGGAGGTGGACTTCGACCCGTTGGCGTACGGGGTGCCGCCCGCCAATCTGCCGGCGACGGACACCTCCCAGTTGCTCGCCCTGATGGTCGCCGACCAGGTGCTGACCGACGCCGGAGGTCTGCCGGGCATGGACCGGGACCGGATCGGCGTCGTCCTCGGCGCGGCCTCCCTGGAACTGCTCCCGCACATGTACGGGCGCGCGCACCGCCCGGTGTGGCTGAAGGCCCTGCGGGAGAGCGGTCTCGCGGAGGCCGAGGCGCAGGCCGTGTGCGACCGCATCTCCGCGCACTTCAGTCCGTGGCAGGAGTCGACATTCCCCGGTCTGCTCGGCAATGTCGTCGCGGGCCGGATCGCCAACCGGTTCGACCTGCACGGCGCGAACCACACCACCGACGCCGCCTGTGCCAGCTCCCTGGCGGCGCTGTCCACCGCGGTCGGTGAACTGACGCTCGGCCGCGCCGACCTGGTGATCAGCGGCGGTGTGGACACCGGGAACGACATCGGCATGTTCCTGTGCTTCTCCAAGACGCCCGCGCTCTCCCGTACCGGTGACTGCCGCCCGTTCTCGGACGCGGCGGACGGCACCATGCTGGGCGAGGCGGTCGTCATGTACGCACTGAAACGGCTGTCCGACGCCGAGCGGGACGGCGACCGGATCCACGCCGTGATCCGGGGCATCGGCAGCTCGTCCGACGGCAGGAGTACGGCGATCTACGCGCCGCTTCCCGACGGTCAGGCACGGGCTCTGCGGCGCGCCTACGAGGAGGCGGGTTACGGTCCGCGGACCGTGGAGCTGGTCGAGGCCCACGGGACCGGCACGAAGGCCGGGGACACCGCCGAACTGACGGCACTGCGCGAGGTGTTCCAGGCTTCGGGGCACGACGGGCAGTGGTGCGCGATCGGCTCGGTCAAGTCGCAGATCGGCCACACCAAGTGCGCGGCGGGCGCGGCGGGGCTGCTCAAGGCGGTCATGGCCCTGCACCACAAGGTGCTGCCGCCGACGATCAAGGTGGACAGGCCGACGCCGGCGGCCGGCGCCCCGGACGGCCCGTTCTACGTGAACACCGAGGCCCGGCCGTGGGTGCGGCCCGCCGGTCATCCGCGCCGGGCCTCGGTGTCGAGTTTCGGCTTCGGAGGGAGCAACTTCCACGTCACGCTGGAGGAGTACGTGCCCTCGGGCACCCCGGCGCGGGTGCCGCCGCGCCATCGCTCCGCGCCCAGCGAACTCGTCCTGTTCAGCGGCGCGTCGCCGTCCGGGCTCGTAGCGCCGGAGACGTTCGGCGACCGGCCGCTGGCCGCGCTCGCGCGCGAGAGTCACAGCGCGTTCTCGCCCACCGATCCGGTGCGGCTGGCCGTCGTCGCCACGGACACCGAGGACCTGAGGGAGAAGTACGCGCGGGCGCTCACACTGATCCGGCAGCGGCCCGGCACGGCGTTCTCGGCACCGAACGGTGTCCGGTACGCGTCCGGGGAGCCCGTGCCCGGCCGTCTCGCGTTCCTGTTTCCGGGTCAGGGGTCCCAGTACGTCGGAATGGGCGCCGGTCTCGCGATGCTGTCACCGGCCGCCCAGGCCGTGTGGGACCGGCTGGGCGGCGCCGGCTCCGGTGGGTGGCCCCTGCACCGGCTGGTGTTCCCGCCGCCCGCCTTCACCGACGAGGAACGCGCCGCCCGGGCCGCGAGGCTGGCCGCCACCGAGTGGGCGCAGCCCGCGCTCGCGGTGCACGCGCTCGCCTCACTGGCCGTACTGCGCGGTCTCGGGCTGCGACCGGACTGCGTGGCGGGCCACAGTTTCGGTGAGCTGGTGGCGCTGCACTGCGCGGGTGCCCTGGACGCCGACGCGCTGGTCGCTCTCGCCCGCAGACGCGGTGAGCTGATGCGGGACGCCGCCGCCGTACCGGGCGCGATGCTGGCCGTGGCGGCGGACCGCGAGCACGTGCTGGCGGTGCTCGCCCGCGACGGGTTCGGCGACATCTGGCCCGCCAACCTCAACTCGCCGCTCCAGGTGGTGCTCTCGGGCACGACGGAGGCCGTGGCGCGCGCCGAGAAGGCGTTCGAGGCCGAGGGCGTCGGCACACACCGGCTGACCACCTCGACCGCTTTCCACAGCCCGCTGGTCGCCCCGGCCGTTGACCCGCTCGCCGCGTTCCTGCGCACCGTCCCGGTCGCGGGGCCCCGGATCGAGGTGTACGCAAACGCGGACGCGGAGCCGTACCCGTCGTCGCCCGACGAGGTACGCCGCCGGATCGCCGGCCACCTGGCCTCACCCGTGCTCTTCCAGGACCAGATCGAGGCGATGTACGCGGCGGGGGTGCGGACCTTCGTCGAGGTCGGCGCGGGCGCCGCGCTGACCGGTCTGGTCGGACAGGTCCTGGGTGACCGCGAGCACGCGGCCGTCCCCGTGGACCGGGCGGACCGGTGCGGGGTCGGCGCCCTGCACACCGCTCTCGGAGAACTCGCCGTACGCGGCGTCCCGCTGGACCTCGAACCCCTCTGGGCGCCGTATGCCGCGCCCGAAACCTCAGTGAAGGAGCGCAAGCCCCGGATGACCGTGCAGATCAGCGGAGCCAACTACGGTCAGCTCTACCCGCCCCGCGCCGAAGGCGCCGCACCGCAGCTGCCGCCCGTGCCCGCGCCGGAACGCCAACCGCTCCCCGCCCACACCCCGGAACCGCCCTCCCACGGGACAGCGCCCGCCGGGGAACCGGAGCCCGCGTACGGAGCCGGGCCGTCGCACGACCACGTGTCCGCGTACGGCACCGGGACCGCGTGCCACCCCGAGACCGAGGCATACGGCACCGAGGCCGGGACCGCCCTCGGCACGCAGTGGTACGCCGCGGTGGAGAGCGTCCAGCGGCAGACGGCGGAGGCCCACGCGGCCTGCCAACGCATGCTGACCGAATGCCATATGGCGTTTCTGCGGATGACCGAGACGACTCTGGCCGCGATGCTCGGGGCACAGGGCGTCGGCCCCCTGCCCGACGCCCCGGCTCCCGCGGCACAGCTGCCACTCCCCCGCCCTTCGGCACCCCGGCGTGCCCCGGCACCCACGACACCGTCCCCGGCGGCGACGGTCGCCGTTCCCGCGGCCGTGCCCGCCGTCGTAACCGCCGGTCCCCCCGAGGCACCGTCACCCGCACCGGTCGCGGCAGGGGAACGGGCCCCGGCCGCAGGCCCGGTGGCCCCTTCACCGGCCGCGGGTGCCGCACCCCTGTCGGCGCCGGAACTGGAGGAACTGCTGCTCTCCGTCGTGGCCCGGCTGACCGGCTACCCGGCCGAGATGCTCAACGTGGACATGGAGTTGGAGGCGGATCTGGGAGTCGACTCGATCAAGCGCGTCGAGATCCTGTCGGCCGTACGCCGGACGGTGGGCGACGTGGCGACGGGAGACATCGGGCAGCTCGGCAAGCTCCGTACGCTGCGCGAGATCGTGGAGGCGCTCACCGCGGCCGGCGGGCCGCAGGGGCCCCCGGCGGCGGACTCCCCGGCCGTGACCCGCCCCGCCGCCGTCCCCGAGATCCCCGCCGTCCCGGAGATCCCCGCCATGCGCACCGGGTCCGGGCGAACGACCGCGCTGACAAGGCTGGTGCCGCGCGCTGTCGAGTCCCCGGCGTCCGGCCTGGCGACGGCCGGGCTCCTGGACGGGCCGCTCCTGGTGGCGGGCGGGGACGCCGACGGCGACGCGATCACCGCCCTCGTCGTGCGGAAGCTGGCGGAGCACGGCGTGGACGCCACCGCCGTGGCGGAGGTGCCCGGGGACGCGCGCTCGGTCGTGCACCTCGGAGGGCTGACCGGCGACGGCACGCCGGACCATGCGCGGGAGGTCCACCGGTCGGTGTTCCGCGCCGCGCGCGCGGTGGCGGCGCAGGCACCGGAACACGGCGGACTGTTCGTGACCGTGCAGGACACCGGAGGCGACTTCGGGCTCGGCGGCCGCGCACCCGACCGCGCCTGGCTGGGCGGCGTCGCCGCGCTGACCAGGACCGCGGCGAAGGAGTGGCCGGGGGTCCCGGTCAAAGCCGTCGACTGCGAGCGGGGCGGCAGGAGCGACGAGGACGTCGCAGAGGCGATCGTGCGGGAGCTGCTGGAAGGCGGCCCCGACCCGCAGACGGGTCTCCGCGCGGACGGCACCCGCACCACCCCGCGGACGGTTCCGGCACCGGTGGTGCCCGGCAGCAGCCGGCGGATCACGTCGGAGTCGGTGATCGTTGCCACCGGAGGGGCCCGCGGGGTGACCGCCGCCGCGCTGCTGGACCTGGCCAGGACCCACGGTCCGCGAATCGCGCTGCTCGGCAGGACGGCGCCCGCTCCCGAGCCCGCGGGGCTGGCGTCGGCCACCGACGAACCGGCGCTCACGCGTCTGCTCGCCGAGCGTTCGGCCGGGGGCGCGGAGGACTCCTCGCCCACCCGAATCGCGGCGCGGGCCAGGGAGATCCTGGCCGCGCGCGAGGTACGGGCGACACTGGCGGCGCTGGAGGCGGCCGGATCACCCGTACGGTACGTGCAGGTGGACGTCCGCGACGGCGACGCTGTCGCAGCCGCTCTGCGCGAGGTACGTGACGCCTGGGGGCCGGTCACCGGCATCGTGCACGGTGCGGGAGTCCTCGCCGACAGGCGGATCGCCGACAAGACCGAAGAGCAGGTCGAGCACGTGATGTCCACCAAGGTGGACGGTCTGCGCGCGCTGCTGGCCGCGACGGCGGACGACCCGCTGGACGTGATCTGTCTGTTCTCCTCGGTGGCCGCCGTGTTCGGCAACGCGGGGCAGAGCGACTACGCCATGGCCAACGAGGTCCTGGCTCAGGTCGCGTCGGCGGAGCAGGCCCGCCGCCCCGGCTGCCTGGTGCGGTGCGTTGCCTGGGGGCCGTGGCGCGGCGGCATGGTCACACCCGCGCTGGAAGGGCATTTCGGCCGGTCGGGGGTTCCGCTGATCCCCTTGGAGCAGGGGGCCGCCGCTTTCACCGCCGAATTGGAGGGCGCACCGGGCGAGGCCCGTGTCGTCCTGGTGGCGGGTGACGATCCGGCGGCGATGTCCCCGGTCGGCGATCCGCTGCCGGCGGAGCTGCTGGTCCGGGCGGACAGCCTGCCGCAGCTGGCCGATCACGCGCTCGCGGGGGTTCCCGTGCTGCCCGTGGCGATGGTTCTGAACTGGTTCGCGGGGGCGGCCACCGCCTGGCTGCCGGACGCCGGTTCACTCGTCCTGCGCGATCTGAGGGTGTATCAGAAGTGCACCCTGCCCGAGCTGGCCGGCGCCGGGCACCGGCTCACGGTGCACG
- a CDS encoding wax ester/triacylglycerol synthase domain-containing protein, translated as MPESDPSARSVPFTGHPAHSVDRAFFGMERRHPDVRWDAGGVAYLSGPPPNLADFRTYVGSRLGRLPLLMSRIEGGARRARWSPDADFALERHVHEAVAEGPAGWDTALRTALDAPFAPGAYWGIWLVHGHAPDEYAVCYRFHHACQDGSAAAMTFRTMLGEGEPSARPVPGEGRPTGLPRRVGTAVGLATMFLAGSLAVRGRRPAAPLVPTGERRLWRGRVPADTLRRIAAAHGGSAHDVHLAALAGALSLWSARSGVPLPRVRALLPVDVRRPDEEQTWGNRCFALPLELPVRTASSRGTGSHDGDAPVRRLEHVMASTRKLRGETWRQAVQDLVQYMPDRPTAWYLRRMLSPRVTDVMATSMPVADKGSLGNGEVTGVALLPLLVPGHLFGVGLSFFGNWAETSFVADRALPLGELLPELWEQAVRELD; from the coding sequence ATGCCCGAGTCCGATCCGTCAGCCCGGTCCGTTCCCTTCACCGGCCACCCCGCCCACTCGGTCGACCGCGCGTTCTTCGGCATGGAGCGCCGCCACCCCGACGTCCGCTGGGACGCCGGCGGAGTCGCGTATCTGAGCGGTCCGCCCCCGAACCTGGCGGACTTCCGCACCTACGTGGGCTCCCGCCTGGGCCGGCTGCCCCTGCTCATGAGCCGGATCGAGGGCGGTGCACGGCGCGCCCGCTGGTCGCCGGACGCGGACTTCGCCCTCGAAAGGCACGTCCACGAGGCGGTCGCGGAGGGGCCCGCCGGGTGGGACACCGCTCTGCGGACCGCGCTCGACGCCCCGTTCGCGCCCGGCGCCTACTGGGGGATCTGGCTGGTCCACGGCCATGCGCCCGACGAGTACGCCGTCTGCTACCGCTTCCACCACGCCTGCCAGGACGGTTCGGCCGCCGCGATGACTTTCCGCACCATGCTGGGCGAGGGAGAGCCGTCGGCCCGCCCGGTGCCGGGGGAGGGCCGCCCGACCGGCCTGCCCCGGCGGGTCGGCACGGCGGTCGGGCTGGCCACGATGTTCCTGGCCGGCTCCCTCGCCGTCCGCGGCCGGCGTCCGGCCGCCCCCCTCGTCCCCACGGGAGAGCGGCGGCTGTGGCGGGGCCGCGTACCGGCGGACACGCTCCGCCGGATCGCCGCGGCCCACGGCGGATCGGCCCACGACGTCCATCTGGCCGCGCTCGCCGGGGCGTTGTCGCTCTGGTCGGCCCGGTCCGGCGTACCGCTTCCCCGGGTGAGGGCGCTGCTGCCCGTTGACGTACGCCGCCCGGACGAGGAACAGACCTGGGGCAACCGCTGCTTCGCCCTGCCGCTGGAACTGCCCGTGCGCACAGCCTCGTCACGTGGGACCGGATCTCATGACGGCGACGCGCCCGTGCGGCGGCTGGAGCACGTCATGGCCTCGACCCGTAAATTGCGGGGCGAGACCTGGCGGCAGGCCGTTCAGGACCTGGTCCAGTACATGCCGGACCGTCCGACCGCCTGGTACCTGCGAAGGATGCTCTCCCCGCGCGTCACCGACGTCATGGCCACGTCCATGCCGGTCGCCGACAAGGGAAGTCTGGGGAACGGCGAGGTGACGGGCGTCGCCCTGCTCCCGCTGCTGGTGCCCGGACACCTCTTCGGAGTGGGGCTGTCGTTCTTCGGCAACTGGGCCGAGACGTCCTTCGTGGCCGACCGCGCCCTTCCGCTCGGCGAATTGCTTCCGGAGCTGTGGGAGCAGGCCGTGCGCGAACTGGACTGA
- a CDS encoding PfaD family polyunsaturated fatty acid/polyketide biosynthesis protein, whose product MSVLSAPVAPAASPPVFSPEEIAARARRIREPVHIVSGPAGRELGLAAGPLPEGPVLGTLPPLYPEWLGGRTFCEAHGVRFPYVAGEMANGIATTRMVSAMAGAEMLGFFGAGGLAYAEVERAVHALADELRTRANWGVNLIHSPAEPALEFRVAELLLRCGVPRISASAYMELTPAVVLCSARGLRRGADGSIVRRTRILAKVSRPEVAERFLAPAPAALLDLLVGQGRLTPQEAGLAALVPVAEDITVEADSGGHTDNRPLSVLLPRIALLRDALCHRYGYHRPVRIGAAGGLGTPAAVGAAFALGASYVVTGSVNQTATEAGLSEEAKAMLCEADVADVAMAPAADMFELGVTLQVLSRGTMFAQRAARLHAAYRAHGSLEEIPPALRAAIEQNVLRASFDEVWQHTRAFWERRDPSEITRAEADPKHRMALVFRWYLGSSSRWAITGETARRTDYQIWCGPATGAFNRWVAGTFLAEPANRSVVQIALNLLEGAAVLTRAHQLRTCGVPLPSEAFAFTPRGLA is encoded by the coding sequence GTGTCCGTCCTCTCCGCTCCCGTGGCCCCCGCCGCGTCCCCGCCGGTCTTCTCCCCCGAGGAGATCGCCGCCAGGGCCCGGCGGATCCGGGAACCCGTGCACATCGTCAGCGGGCCGGCCGGCCGTGAACTGGGGCTCGCCGCCGGTCCCTTACCCGAAGGCCCGGTACTCGGGACGCTGCCGCCGCTGTACCCCGAGTGGCTCGGCGGTCGCACCTTCTGCGAGGCGCACGGCGTCCGCTTCCCCTATGTGGCGGGCGAGATGGCGAACGGCATCGCGACCACCCGGATGGTGTCCGCGATGGCCGGGGCGGAGATGCTCGGGTTCTTCGGCGCCGGCGGCCTGGCGTACGCCGAAGTGGAGCGGGCCGTGCACGCGCTGGCCGACGAGCTGCGGACCCGTGCGAACTGGGGCGTGAACCTGATCCACTCACCGGCCGAGCCCGCGCTGGAGTTCCGCGTCGCCGAGCTGCTGCTGCGCTGCGGTGTCCCCCGGATCTCGGCGTCGGCGTACATGGAACTCACCCCGGCCGTCGTGCTGTGCTCGGCCCGGGGGCTGCGGCGCGGGGCCGACGGCTCGATCGTCCGGCGTACGCGGATCCTCGCCAAGGTCTCCAGGCCCGAGGTGGCCGAGAGGTTCCTCGCACCCGCCCCCGCCGCGCTGCTGGACCTGCTCGTGGGCCAGGGGAGGCTGACCCCGCAGGAGGCCGGCCTGGCGGCCCTGGTGCCGGTGGCCGAGGACATCACCGTGGAGGCCGACAGCGGAGGTCACACCGACAACCGGCCGCTGTCGGTCCTGCTGCCGAGGATCGCCCTGCTGCGCGACGCGCTCTGCCACCGGTACGGCTACCACCGGCCGGTCAGGATCGGCGCGGCGGGCGGGCTCGGCACGCCGGCCGCGGTGGGCGCCGCCTTCGCCCTCGGCGCGTCCTACGTCGTCACCGGTTCGGTGAACCAGACGGCCACCGAGGCGGGCCTGTCCGAAGAGGCCAAGGCGATGCTCTGCGAGGCGGATGTCGCCGATGTGGCCATGGCGCCGGCGGCGGACATGTTCGAGCTGGGTGTCACGCTGCAAGTCCTGTCACGGGGGACGATGTTCGCCCAGCGGGCCGCCAGGCTCCACGCGGCCTACCGGGCGCACGGCTCGCTGGAGGAGATCCCGCCCGCCCTGCGCGCCGCGATCGAACAGAACGTGCTGCGCGCCTCGTTCGACGAGGTCTGGCAGCACACACGGGCGTTCTGGGAGCGGCGGGACCCCTCGGAGATCACGCGCGCGGAGGCGGATCCGAAGCACCGTATGGCGCTGGTCTTCCGCTGGTACCTGGGCAGTTCCAGTCGGTGGGCGATCACCGGTGAGACGGCCCGGCGAACCGATTACCAGATCTGGTGCGGCCCGGCGACGGGCGCGTTCAACCGCTGGGTCGCGGGCACGTTCCTGGCCGAGCCGGCGAACCGGTCCGTGGTGCAGATCGCGCTCAATCTGCTCGAAGGCGCCGCGGTACTCACCCGCGCGCATCAACTGCGCACCTGTGGAGTGCCGTTGCCGTCCGAGGCGTTCGCCTTCACCCCGCGCGGACTGGCATGA
- a CDS encoding ABC transporter ATP-binding protein: MDVADVHHSYRQRAVLRGVGLRLRPGVLAGIVGENGAGKTTLLRILAGELRPDRGSVHHSGRFGYCPQSVVLDDSFTVRQHLDFFRHAYGLADLRRAEEVMETLAFTEYLDQRAGLLSGGSRQKLNLTLALMHDPDVLLLDEPYQGFDWETYLRFWDLATRLRDAGRSVLVVSHLAYDVERLDQLWRLEDGRLHLRDRCSEAAA, from the coding sequence ATGGACGTCGCAGATGTGCACCACTCCTACCGGCAGCGCGCCGTACTGCGCGGCGTCGGCCTCCGGCTGAGGCCCGGGGTCCTCGCCGGGATCGTCGGGGAGAACGGCGCCGGCAAGACGACACTGCTGAGGATCCTCGCGGGTGAACTCCGGCCGGACCGGGGCTCGGTGCACCACAGCGGCAGGTTCGGCTACTGCCCGCAGTCCGTGGTCCTGGACGACTCCTTCACCGTCCGCCAGCACCTGGACTTCTTCCGGCACGCCTACGGGCTGGCGGATCTGCGGCGGGCCGAGGAAGTGATGGAGACCCTGGCCTTCACCGAGTACCTCGACCAGCGCGCGGGTCTGCTCAGCGGCGGCTCACGGCAGAAGCTGAACCTGACCCTCGCACTCATGCACGACCCGGACGTACTGCTGCTCGACGAGCCCTACCAGGGCTTCGACTGGGAGACGTACCTGCGCTTCTGGGATCTGGCTACCCGGCTGCGCGACGCAGGGCGGTCGGTGCTGGTCGTCTCCCATCTGGCGTACGACGTCGAGCGGCTGGACCAGCTGTGGCGCCTGGAGGACGGCCGTCTCCACCTCCGGGACCGGTGCTCGGAGGCGGCGGCATGA
- a CDS encoding SDR family oxidoreductase: MHVALTGATGFLGLRLLRRLLDTHRSVTVLVHAGSGDALHRITRYFALTGVPEAALAELPGRLRVVETELERPGLGLSRHAFQELADGLGAIWHSAGSINLAGDLAELRRTNVEGTRHVLELAAAGRERPVVHHVSTAFVAGSRREGVAYEDELDGAYGFENAYERSKYEAEVLIHAWSREHRRPVVVLRPSILVTDLPPHPELPSHPLQVVERILRDARRTAEPGGRARVRLVGRPDGRLNLLPVDHAAGIMVRLADRTPSGGVDTYHVVHDRDVPVPTIVTLLERLVELSVELVAEEPDDPSALEALVDCYPDLTTYLTHRRRFDDTRVRALFGSSAASDRVDLDQLWSGLVPRGLVAAGPSPTSALPSAPCA; this comes from the coding sequence ATGCACGTCGCCCTCACCGGCGCCACCGGATTCCTCGGGCTGCGCCTGCTGCGCCGTCTGCTCGACACGCACCGGTCGGTGACGGTCCTGGTCCACGCGGGCTCGGGTGACGCGCTCCACCGCATCACCCGGTACTTCGCACTGACCGGCGTGCCCGAGGCAGCTCTCGCCGAACTCCCCGGCCGGCTGCGGGTGGTGGAGACCGAGTTGGAGCGACCCGGACTCGGGCTGTCCCGGCACGCGTTCCAGGAGTTGGCCGACGGCCTCGGCGCCATCTGGCACAGCGCGGGCAGCATCAACCTGGCCGGTGACCTGGCCGAGTTGCGGCGCACCAATGTCGAAGGGACCCGGCACGTGCTGGAGTTGGCCGCCGCCGGACGTGAGAGACCCGTGGTCCACCACGTGAGCACCGCGTTCGTCGCCGGAAGCCGGCGTGAGGGGGTGGCGTACGAGGACGAGCTGGACGGCGCGTACGGCTTCGAGAACGCCTACGAACGCTCCAAGTACGAGGCGGAGGTGCTGATCCACGCGTGGTCGCGGGAACACCGCCGCCCGGTCGTGGTGCTGCGGCCGAGCATCCTCGTCACGGACCTGCCGCCGCATCCGGAACTGCCCTCGCATCCGCTCCAGGTCGTCGAGCGGATCCTGCGCGACGCACGGCGCACCGCCGAGCCCGGAGGCCGTGCCCGTGTCCGGTTGGTGGGTCGTCCGGACGGCCGGCTGAATCTGCTGCCGGTGGACCACGCGGCCGGGATCATGGTGCGGCTGGCCGACCGGACGCCCTCGGGCGGAGTCGACACCTACCACGTGGTCCACGACCGCGACGTGCCCGTGCCGACGATCGTGACCCTGCTGGAACGGCTGGTCGAGCTGTCCGTCGAACTGGTCGCCGAGGAGCCGGACGACCCGTCGGCCCTGGAGGCGCTGGTCGACTGCTACCCGGACCTGACGACCTATCTGACCCACCGACGGCGCTTCGACGACACCCGCGTCCGGGCCCTGTTCGGCTCGTCGGCGGCCTCCGACCGGGTGGACCTGGACCAGCTGTGGTCCGGCCTCGTCCCGAGGGGCCTCGTTGCCGCCGGGCCGTCGCCCACCTCCGCCCTGCCGTCCGCCCCCTGCGCCTGA